The DNA sequence aagcGATGACAACGTGCGCTCCATTTTTATAAAGGTGGACTGCTGCAGCTCTAGAACCTGAACCTGAGAGAGATACAGCAAAGTGGTAGACCcctctgactggagctgtgaagaccCCTGTGACAAACAcaagaggaagggaagggaaggtaAGTTAAACGGCagcccaaagcgctttacacacaacaatacaaacagTGTCGAACAGAGTGGCGTAGTTGCCAGGGTAGGCTACCCGTGACGACATGAAataaacaaatttacaaaataacaacatCATGAGACAATACATAAGATgacggacggagtggcgtaatcgccagtgTACCcgtgacaacacaacacacaaaaggAGAAAGACTCagaaaaagagtgcatcagccTTATAGTTTTTGTGtgggcatgtacagtaggctatgacagtATGATTACAtatgaagtagcctacaattaagATGCTACCCTTAAACTAGGGCAATAGGTAACACCATTAGCTTTACTAAGGCAAATGAACATGTATCCAACAGTAAACTCAAGTACACTGAAGAGGCCTTTAAAATCATCTTTTCAACTAGTacctgtgtttttgttgtagCAGTTGCCAATGTTGGATATGACATTTCTGTAGATCAGAGTAGTTGCAGCTGAATAGGGTCCTGTTTGTGCACTACCAGATGTCACCACTGAGGCAGAGAACGacaccctcctctgctctctctccctcctcagctcctccacctggCCCACCGTAAGGTTCAGATTCGCTGCCCGAGCtgaagacagcacacacacacacacacacatacatacatgaatacataaaaaaaaatggacagaCAGGAAGAGCCTTAGAAATATATGAAAGAACCACATAAGCATGTAAATTGTGTGCTTGAGCAGAACCTGCAGGGTTCTTTTGTCATGCAAAACAGATGAATTGGGAATAGAAGAATTCTGTACCGTCATTTCCACTTTTTAATAGTTCCACTAGTCTCTCACTGGTTCTCAACCTGGACTCCACAGCCTCCATTTGTGTCTTAGTGTGTCTgagctccactctctgctcctctactgtcctctcactcactctcagtcTGGTCTCCATAGTCTCTGCTTTATTCTCACTGACTCTCAGTCTGCTCTCCATGGCGTCCATTTGTGTCTTCGTGTATCTgagctccactctctgctccatGATCAGAGCGCTCATCTCCCTCAGCACAGTGTGGATGTCAGGCTGGCAGGTTTGTTGGGTGGAGGCTGTGGCTGCATCTTCAGTCCTCTGTGCTGCACCCATAACCTCATTTTCTCTGGTCTCTGCTTCACCATAGTGGCCCTGGTGAGTGATGTCTTTGTCACTGATGGTGTCTCCTCTAAGCTGTGTCTcagccaaacagcagcacagcagcaccagtagAGCTCCACAAGTCTTCATGATGAAACTGGACAATTCTGCTGTCTTCCTCTCGTGTACtgattctgattgctgtagctCTCAGACATATTGTGACCTGGCTACATATTACCAAGTGGTGTCCTTGGGACATGCAGATAttcatcaaacaaacacagtcgTAAAGGATGCACACGTGAGATGTAGGCCGTGTTGTTGAAAGCAGCTCAGGTGTGTATGTTATAATGGGTCTCTGTTGAATAGTCTCAccccccacaacatttaggcattagttcatagtatactgtaagtcttctcatgcaaaatggttgaacaagTTGTCATATGACAATTTGTGGCCCGAAAGACAGGAACATCAGGAGGAGTAGGAAGTAtgcactgtaattcctacaACACTTACAGTTTTCCCTAATGAGATTGTCCCATGGTCAAATTTCTACTTTAATTCATTTTTTCGCTTTTATactatgcagtgctgtcttttcctttctgtagcaCAATGATagggtctgtcaacaaattacagtaaaaaacagtaaaagcgtaaatgtgaatattgtcGATGTccaactcccacacacacaagatgtaacctacaatttaaaaaaaatgtcatacaaattttagccatagtttacagcagcacatccctccagagtacactgttatactgacaacatgactaagccatttgactgtcttatccaTACATGATGACACAAGGACTtgacattctgatgcactgacatgttcattgactcaaatatttagttttgagagatggactaaggattttgagcaagaaactggcttttgcaggtaatccatggtgttttgctatttgtacaaatagttttgagaaatgcacttattgtttagcaaatctcaaggatgattcgagaaatgtaccaaggcgactgagaaaaactgtagcaCATTTTTTGTGTTAGGgactgtttgtgttgtttacaaCACATTTAAGAGTATTGAGCATGGCTTGATtaatttctgtttgtgtttacatgtgccATTGGTTGGTTTTGGCAAAGGCGGGAGATACAGGGTCAATAGAGCTCATATCTGCTGCTTTACTCAGCTCAAAGGCTCACGAGATTAATTGCTATCAGTCTTACACTCATAAATGAAGGTGTGCATGTGAGTTAGCTCACATAGGGCTGCTGATTATGGGAAGGGATACTGAGTTGTTTGTTAAACACGTGCATCAACAAGGTGCCAAGGtgccaagggtgtgtgtgggactccATGATTGAGCTCCTGCAGTTTCTCCTGAAGTGACTAAACGGCGTCTCTGTGTTTCGTATCTCCTGTCACACAAGACTGTGTAGAGATTTCtgaatactgaagggagggggAATTACCTggtgtgtttattttggttcTTGGTTGAGCAAAAGGGTCAGTGTCAGTGAAGATCAAGGAAGTTTTTCAAAGCATTTTTTGTTCCTGAAGTTAAAACCCAATAGTGTCCCCAGAGCAAAACATCTCAAGGAAGTTCATGAAGTGAGCAGTCCACCTAGTGACGAGGTGGAGTTGGAGcactgttggtgtttgtgtgtgtgtgtgtgtgtgtgtgtgtgtgtgtgtgtgtgtgtgtgtgtgtgtgtgtgtgtgtgtatgtgcgcgtgtgtgtgtgtgtgtgtgtgtgtgtgtgtgtgtgtgtgtatgtgcgcgtgtgtctgttattttatcatcaccatAGCTAGATGCCAATTGCCTGACAAAAAATGTGTTTCCTGATCAAGTCTGTTCCGTATCATTATCATAAATAGTCTGTTCAGGACATGTGATTGCTATGATAAATGcaattataaataaatgtggtgtgtatgggcagccgtggtgtactggttagcgcatcgggcttgtaaccggagggttgccggttcgatccccgaccagtccaccacggctgaagtgcccttgagcaaggcacctaacccctcactgctccccgagcgccgctggttgggcaggcagctcactgctctgggttgtgtgattcacctcactgtgtgttcactgtgtgctgtgtgttcactaattcggttaaattgggttaaatgcagagaactgaatttccctcacgggatcaaaaaagtatatattctattctattctaaataaaaataacaaaaaagatgTGACAAATCCTAACTTTCAAATCACGTTTGTTCCCCTTCTATTACTCACACGGCCACCAGGTTTGGAGAACGAAACACCAATTTGTTAGCATTCAGAAATGCAGTGAACAGCTAAATGAATTCAGATGAAAGCCCCCTGATCGGCAAAGCCATCTATTTTGTTCtctacgtatgtatgtatgtatgtattgccagacatgggcagtatttcaattatatgtattttgaatacgtatttaattactttagtgtattttgtaatttgtattttgcaggattggaaaaaatcaaatgtactttgtaacaaaatactttgaggggttgtatttagagtatttaaaatacttaaatacttaacaaacatctcatcatttcccccctcaaattagccaaaaaatcatcacacagttaaatatagcctcttacctagtataaccttgacaatatgctatgcttatcatagtctgggagccaaaggtcagaatctttaggacatgaaccccatgacatgaggatttatgtaaggtatcaaccaaggtgtcctgatctgcagaaataatggaggagtctgaggcaaaaacctccccaatgcaaaacagtctcgagttttcacctcccagttaattaattctgtatattgagacaccttacaggatgttactttatttgtcccccgtgttgccagtcatgtatgaatgcaaaaggcatgcatttatagcacaaaaagggaaatgcatttcaatttaaaaaggctaacctgttcaatctgttgtactactttcattgaataTGGAAAATGATGATGGGTAGTTTGCTTCGtcagagttgattccactgttgcaaagcctgcttgttgtcagttcaatcatcgtttatattgatataggatgctgattacatttttttactaaatctacttcatgggtagcctggctccgccttcctacgtacttccgttcagttttcatttcactccactacgtAGTGTGGGTCTCcggtatattcacaggttttctcaagacaaaaatgtgcaggtccaatcagcgaacagagggagtagctgagaacgatgacgtagaggtcgctagtttgagcatgtcacctcacgaccaaatgtttatcgattggttatggcagatctgagaggctctgggcagagtgtccgcattcaaggaaattcatgattggcaatggaaagtgtcca is a window from the Sardina pilchardus chromosome 18, fSarPil1.1, whole genome shotgun sequence genome containing:
- the LOC134064481 gene encoding uncharacterized protein LOC134064481, translating into MKTCGALLVLLCCCLAETQLRGDTISDKDITHQGHYGEAETRENEVMGAAQRTEDAATASTQQTCQPDIHTVLREMSALIMEQRVELRYTKTQMDAMESRLRVSENKAETMETRLRVSERTVEEQRVELRHTKTQMEAVESRLRTTRAANLNLTVGQVEELRREREQRRVSFSASVVTSGSAQTGPYSAATTLIYRNVISNIGNCYNKNTGVFTAPVRGVYHFAVSLSGSGSRAAAVHLYKNGAHVVIAYTHTQNSFTSSSNGASLLLEVGDVVYVNLRAHAWVYDDMERYTTFSGHLLFTM